One Calditrichia bacterium DNA window includes the following coding sequences:
- a CDS encoding ATP-dependent metallopeptidase FtsH/Yme1/Tma family protein, whose amino-acid sequence MFKDNPNDRNRGKRSPQGQNNRDDFQWKRGSRSVLFWVILFSGILLFAMIFQNSGKNPVEIDYSEYLKFLEQNRIKKAEVVVKEGANDFVGTLDEPEEERLPNGKVRSYDQFKTTLPYMDKEMVQAWQDKGIDVKFMQLSTEWLDVIGNFLPWVLLLGFWIFLFRRMQGGGAGKNIFSFGKSKARMLMENETRVTFDDVAGCQEAKEELKEIIEFLKNPSKFSKLGGKIPKGALLLGPPGTGKTLLARAVAGEAGVPFFSMSGADFVEMFVGVGASRVRDLFEQGRKSAPCIIFIDEMDAVGRQRGAGLGGGHDEREQTLNALLVEMDGFDTTEGVIIIAATNRPDVLDTALLRPGRFDRQIVVDRPDVRGREGILKVHTKKIPLSADVDMEVIAKGTPGLAGADLANLVNEAALFAARLDRNRVTMEDFEMAKDKIMMGIERKSMLINDEEKRTTAYHEAGHALVARLIPGADPVHKVTIIPRGRALGVTHFLPIDENHTYSKDYLETRLCTLLGGRVAEKLIFNHFTTGAGNDIERATEIARKMVTEWGMSEKLGPLAFGKKDEEIFLGREIATHRDYSEKTAQEIDTEIRRIVREAEERTHKLLSANMETLHKLSEALLEREILDASEIQLIMEDKPLPDKALGRHYAQLKTQKNGSTATKEAEAKEAKDAKEEKKSQPKPDSKKPPEQESDENA is encoded by the coding sequence ATGTTTAAAGATAATCCAAATGATCGAAATCGGGGTAAACGGTCGCCGCAGGGGCAAAACAATCGTGACGATTTCCAGTGGAAACGCGGATCTCGTTCGGTGTTGTTTTGGGTAATCCTGTTTTCCGGCATCCTGTTGTTTGCCATGATTTTTCAGAATAGCGGCAAAAACCCGGTGGAAATCGATTATTCTGAATACCTGAAATTTCTTGAGCAAAACCGCATCAAAAAAGCGGAAGTTGTGGTAAAAGAAGGCGCGAATGATTTTGTAGGTACCTTAGATGAACCTGAGGAAGAACGGCTACCCAACGGCAAAGTCCGGTCGTACGATCAGTTCAAAACCACTTTGCCATACATGGACAAAGAAATGGTTCAGGCCTGGCAGGATAAAGGTATCGACGTAAAATTTATGCAGCTTTCAACCGAATGGCTGGATGTTATCGGCAATTTTTTACCGTGGGTATTGTTGCTGGGTTTCTGGATTTTTCTGTTCCGCAGAATGCAGGGCGGCGGTGCCGGCAAAAATATTTTCTCATTCGGGAAAAGCAAGGCACGCATGCTGATGGAAAACGAAACCCGGGTAACATTTGACGATGTTGCCGGTTGTCAGGAAGCCAAAGAAGAACTTAAGGAAATTATTGAATTTCTCAAAAATCCCTCCAAATTCAGCAAATTGGGCGGAAAAATTCCCAAAGGCGCATTGTTGTTAGGACCTCCCGGAACCGGCAAAACATTGCTGGCCAGAGCTGTTGCCGGTGAAGCCGGTGTGCCGTTTTTCTCGATGAGCGGAGCGGATTTTGTGGAAATGTTTGTGGGTGTCGGTGCCAGCCGTGTTCGCGATTTGTTCGAACAGGGTCGTAAAAGCGCACCATGTATTATTTTTATTGATGAAATGGATGCTGTTGGTCGTCAGCGTGGCGCCGGTTTGGGCGGTGGTCACGACGAGCGCGAACAAACCCTCAACGCACTATTGGTGGAAATGGATGGTTTCGATACCACCGAAGGTGTGATTATCATCGCTGCAACCAACCGCCCGGATGTGCTGGATACGGCATTGCTGCGTCCCGGTCGTTTCGATCGCCAGATCGTTGTGGATCGCCCGGATGTTCGCGGTCGCGAAGGCATTCTGAAGGTGCATACCAAAAAAATTCCGCTGTCCGCAGATGTGGATATGGAAGTGATTGCCAAAGGCACGCCCGGTTTGGCAGGTGCGGATTTGGCCAATCTTGTGAACGAAGCAGCGCTTTTTGCCGCCCGTCTCGATCGCAATCGCGTGACGATGGAAGATTTTGAAATGGCAAAAGACAAAATCATGATGGGTATCGAACGCAAAAGCATGCTGATTAATGATGAAGAAAAGCGCACCACGGCGTATCACGAAGCCGGTCATGCACTGGTTGCGCGATTAATTCCGGGTGCGGATCCGGTGCATAAAGTGACCATTATTCCGCGTGGACGGGCACTCGGGGTTACTCATTTTCTGCCGATCGATGAAAATCATACCTATTCCAAAGATTATCTGGAAACCCGGTTGTGCACCCTGCTCGGCGGCCGCGTTGCCGAAAAACTGATTTTCAACCATTTTACCACCGGTGCCGGAAACGACATCGAGCGCGCAACAGAAATTGCCCGCAAAATGGTAACGGAATGGGGCATGAGCGAAAAACTGGGTCCGTTGGCATTCGGCAAAAAAGACGAGGAAATTTTCCTCGGACGGGAAATTGCCACCCATCGCGATTACAGCGAAAAAACAGCTCAGGAAATTGATACGGAAATTCGGCGCATTGTCCGGGAAGCGGAAGAACGTACGCATAAATTGCTCAGTGCAAATATGGAAACGCTTCACAAGCTCAGCGAAGCATTGCTGGAACGCGAAATTCTGGATGCCAGCGAAATTCAGTTGATAATGGAAGACAAGCCGCTGCCTGATAAAGCGCTCGGACGCCATTACGCTCAACTGAAAACCCAGAAAAACGGTTCAACGGCAACCAAAGAAGCAGAAGCCAAAGAAGCTAAAGATGCAAAAGAAGAGAAGAAATCGCAGCCAAAACCGGACAGTAAAAAACCACCGGAGCAAGAATCCGACGAAAATGCATAA
- the hpt gene encoding hypoxanthine phosphoribosyltransferase: MNAPQQIQVDDLVFEVLISAEELQNRIKAIAASISRDYAGKVPIMVGVLNGAALLLSDLIRYLDIDCEIDFIKISSYGNQRVSSGEITMIKDFSADLHGRDIIIVEDIVDSGLSVQYLKRRIKNMKPASLKVVSLLTKKEAFKVDLTIDYVGFEIDNRFVIGYGLDYKQVKRNVNAIYQLVE; this comes from the coding sequence ATGAATGCACCGCAACAAATACAGGTCGATGACCTGGTTTTCGAAGTTTTAATTTCTGCAGAAGAATTGCAAAATCGGATAAAAGCCATAGCCGCGTCTATCTCACGCGATTACGCGGGAAAAGTGCCAATTATGGTCGGTGTACTGAACGGTGCCGCGTTATTACTTTCGGATCTGATCCGATATCTGGATATCGATTGCGAAATCGATTTTATCAAAATTTCCAGTTATGGCAATCAGCGGGTGTCTTCCGGTGAAATTACGATGATCAAGGATTTCAGTGCGGATCTGCACGGCCGGGACATTATTATTGTGGAAGATATCGTCGATTCCGGGCTTTCGGTGCAATATCTGAAACGCCGCATCAAAAACATGAAACCGGCATCGCTGAAAGTGGTTTCTCTGTTAACCAAAAAAGAAGCGTTCAAAGTTGATTTAACCATTGATTATGTTGGATTTGAAATCGATAACCGGTTTGTTATCGGCTACGGATTAGATTATAAGCAAGTTAAGCGGAACGTAAACGCAATTTACCAGTTAGTTGAATAG